In Rutidosis leptorrhynchoides isolate AG116_Rl617_1_P2 unplaced genomic scaffold, CSIRO_AGI_Rlap_v1 contig577, whole genome shotgun sequence, the sequence GTTTTCTGATGTGTGAATTTAAGTAATTTACACTACGAATGTAACATACAATCAAAGAATAATACAAACACTCAAATCTGGCTTTTGAATACCACAAGTCACAACTAAAATAATCATAAACATCTCCACCATGCATGCATAAAAGGCTCCCGATGAACACcttccttcaaataaagtcgtCCGATAGCATTGGTGGGGGCACGTATGGTTTCCGAGCAATGGGTGGCTGTTGCGGAGCCTGCAGTTGCGCTTGCGCAACCTCTGGTAGCGGTCTCGGAACCTCCAGTTCCTGTGGCATAATCTCTGGTTGCAGTGTCGTAACCTCTGGTTGAACTGATTCGTTTGCGGATGAGACTTTTTCATCTGAAGGCGCACCAGGATCTGGCGTTGGAGTATTATCACTTGTAGACGTCTCTTCATTTGTTGCCTCATTATTAGGTGCTGCTTCTGCCTCATTTTTGGGTTCTTTCGGCTCGCTCTCAGAAGTGGATGCCGTCGTATCATCCGGTTTAGTTTCCGTCGATAAAGGAGGATCTTTATTCTCACCGGATTCTGGTTGGTTAGCATCTGACGACGTGGTCGGATCGGTTCCTGGTGCTGCTTCAGCAGAGGGAGGAGGTGCTTCTATTGCTAACGGTTTGGATTGTTGCTGCTGCTGCGACCCGTTTGAGTGATAGGCAATGGTTTCTTCTTGGGAATAGTAATTGAAGCCGATAAAGAAGACATGCCAGGAGGGAGGATTTCGATGGGTGGTTTCTTCCTGCATCAGCGAGACTCGTAAGCTTAGGTTCTTCAAGAGAAGCCAGAAACGCATCTGTCGCATCTGTCTTTGTTCCTGGAGTGTGATCAACCTCCTTTTGTAACATTTTATTCCAACTCTCAACAAAGTTCTTTAATGTTGGCCGCCCGTGTGCCTGTTATTCAGACACGTAATGACAGtcaaaattatcaatttaataataatatcagacATGTAATGACAGtcaaaattatcaatttaataataatatctattttTAAGGAAAATAAAAAAACCATACGTGAGCATGAAGCACGGCCTCGGCAAGCATCCCAGTGTCTTGCCATGCCTTCTCCATAAGAGCATTATCGCCCAAAACTGCAGCTGCAAAAGCTGCTTCACGTCCTGACCCAACTGAGATCAAATTGTTTACCAAACCCTGTATATGCATGCCATCATGAAATTGTTTATTTAAAAACAATGCAGTGTGTGTAATAAGCAGAAAGTACGACTACTTACACTCAAGCGTGTTAGCTCTCCATGGTTTGCAAGGCGTAATGCGAGTCCTCTTAATTCATGACCTTGCAAAGCTCCTTTCAATGACCCAGCAGCAGCCAATCTCTTAAGAGCTTCACGAGCAATGTCAGCTTGTGCTGTTGCATCGGCAGCATCAATGAGGTCTAAAAACTCTTTTGCAAATTTGACAACTCCTTGGACAGCATCCACCACATCTTCCTTCTTTGCTGTTAAGCTTAGAATATCAGTCAATTCCAGCCCTACAGTGTCCTGCCCTATTTCTTTACTATTGCTCATTGTGAGTAGGCATTGGAGAGCTCTTTTTAAATCATTGCTTTGCATGGCCAGATCAAACTCCAACCTAGAATATCATCACAAAGAGCGACGTATATTGTTAGAACATCCATGGATCAAAATGCAAAATGGACAATCGGAAACAAAATTAAAGTGAAATCAGCAAAGTACCAACCTTTTAGATATTCCAGGTAAATGAAGTGCTTCAGTAGCATAGCCCATCCCAAGCATAAACTGCGCCAAATCGTCATGATGTTCCCTACCAAGCCTAATCGCCCTGTGAAGGAACAAAAGAATGAGTATCCACAATCAAGTGTTAGTTAACAAAACCAGGAGATTATTATATATTAGTACCATTTTACAGCACTGACAGCATCTCCATAAGCAGCAAGACAGCGACAGCGAATACCAGGATGGCTTAGTGACAATGCATGGGCACACATATACCTGCCAAAGACGATAGGGTGTCAACAAAACCAGATATGAATTTGGAGAATCGAATTACTTTTGAATTTCCCACACGTGGGCTCCTCTAATGAGATCCTTTCATTCACCTGTCAATAAGCCAAAGCACACCATCTCTTACTCCCACCAAGACCAGGGGGCCGACAGGTCGTTTTTGTTCCGGTGGAAAGCGAGTAACTGCCACCGACACCCCTCCCCCACCAACAGCAATCTCATTGGCTTTTCTATCTGTCTCCTTTGGCATTAAGGAATCATCACCATCTACTCTAGATTGTTTTGATAATGACAGGAAAGGAGGCACAGAAGGAGCATGCTGGAAAGAAGCTAACCGAACCACCTGAGAGGAACACAGAGAATTGCACGAAGAATGGTGTAAAACTAAGCCTGCAATCAATATGCTCTAAAACAAATCCATACAAAATATTAGATATCTTAACCTGAAGCATTGGGGGCCTCAAGGCCGTTCTTTCTTGTGAGGAGGATTGCGAACCTTCTACTGCAATCAGGGCTAATTCTCCATGCTCAGCAACTGCCCTTGCCTGAGCCTCCTTAGCTTTCATTTCTTCCTTCATCTTTTTTGTTTCAATATCAATAGGCGTGACTCCAGCGTCCACGAAAACACACCTGAGGAATTACAGTATTGCATACAAGCACAGTTTAGCTATAATTTTGTATAACATAGTTATAGTCGCATGCAGAGTCTGGAATTGTTATTTTTTAAAACATCTGGCTTAACATCCTTCCCCTTTCTTAAGGTTAGAAATTGGATAGTCATTCAcatcaacttattattattattatttaaattttcGCTCAACTTAAAAAGTATTTCAAGAAAATATAGGAATATAATCTTGGATTTAAAATCTTACTCGATGGTGGTTGGAGTTGCCACAAACAGTTGCCTCCGATGCCAAACAGCTCCAGTAGCATGGGGGATTGCAACATCTCCTAGGTAACGATATTGTGGTCGTAAAGCAGATATGACAATATATTGCTGATAAGCAAAAGCACAATACTCAACAGTCTGGTCCCACGCAGTCCAATCTGGCTGAGGAAGCAAACCACCCACAGGTTGAAAAGTTTCCCAGCTGCACATGGTAACATTAGTCAATCACTGAAGAAAGAAAACTGTTTCTTGGAAAACAAAAATAGGAAGCTGTAAACTTCAAATATATTTGTAGTTTTCAATTTTTCAAAAGAAATGCATCCTCAGCTTTTCCAGACTATGAGGAAAGAGAGATTGGTTTCTGAAACAGAAAGAAATTTCCATCATCTAACCTGTAAAGCTGAAAGTTTAGTGGTGCAGCTTCAGTAGAAGGTCTATGCGAAGAAAACCCATCGTTGTAAGTGCTGAAGGAAGAAACACCACTGCTTCCAAACCCTGATAATGGCATAGATTGGATCGTTGAAATAGCTGTTGCCGCACCAGGGCTAATCCTCCTGGAGGTTCGATATGCCACACCAAGTAGCGCACCTCCATGTAAACCAATGACCTTAAATTGACACATAAACAGCTCCTGAGTaactctaaatgattcaatgtcatcAGATATCTTAGATGCTCAGAAAAGATTAGTACCGGCTCACTGTGGCCTCCGATGGACCTCATCAATATATTTGAAGTGCCATCGTCCAGCAAGATGCGGACTTGAATGTTAGCTGAAGAAGCAGCGGTAGCGGCGGCGGCTGCAGCTTGTGCCGCTGCTGCAGCGGCTTCTTTTGCTTTTCTCGATGAGCTTCCTTTTGGAATAACTGGCATTCTTGGGGCAAATGCTGATTCCAATATGGCAAATCTGTCACGACATGTATCCCAAGCCAGCAGCCGTGCACTGCCTGAATCTACAATGGACCAATCGCTAACCTTGTAAATAGAGAAGTACGGAATATCGGGCCACACAATTGCAAGATATCTGCAAAGGAAAATTTGTGGAAATGTCGAACCAGTTAGTTATCAACACACAATAGTCCACATATACACCGGAAAAGAGTATCAATTTCGCAAGTTTCCAGAAGACATAAAAAGATGTAGGCTTGTTTAGAATTTAGATGATTGGAAGTAGAAAAAGTTCAAGGCACTTACTTTCCTGAACTGCTTACAGATAGGACTGCATATGAATCATGGGGAACAGGTGTACTGATGTGCTTTTTTAGCTGCTTGACATGTAGTGGCTCAACAGCATCTCCTTTAGACCTTCCAGCTTCAGACAATGAACCGTTGCTTGCACGAGAAGGGTTTGCTGTGGTGGACAACTGGAAATTCAACAGTTTTAATTCTCTCTCAATAACATAGACAGCAGAATGCTCCCTACTATCTGATGGTGTAGGCAGTGGACAAACGGCAGGCAGTGATCTAACATCAAACTCACTGACAATAACCCCAATGTTGGTTCCAGTAGCAATGAGGTGAGGTTGCAGAGGATGTGCGACCATACAATAAACCTGCAGTAGCAAGTCGGCACAGTCAAACAAGATCAACTTATTAATGACAGCGACATGAAGAAAGAAACTTGAAAGAGTTTTACACCACATAAGCTATTTTTCAATGTAACATGCAAACAACAGAAATCAAGAACAGGATGCAAACTAACACAGACCAAGAGAATATCCAACTTAGAATTCGGAAAGAACTGAATATAAACTTGCTGGAAGATAAATGGGAAAGAACCAAAGACCTAAAGTCAAATCATTTGAGAATGTGGCACATTTACATTTCTGTCATTGTTTCTCTCCGAAGAAGAGTGAATGAATTGACAAAAAAACTGAGGGAGCGAAAAGCCAAAAGGAGTTGTTTACTCTAAGTTTCTTGTGAGATGCAAGTACTTGAGGAGGCACCAGAGAGGAAAGTTCACACAAAGGCCTGGTAAGTGCTGAATAAGTGGGATGTTCAATAGCCCTGCAAAAAAAGATTCAAGGAAGTGAGATCCTCTGGATTTGGTGACAGTCATCAAACAGAAAGGAAATGCCATTATTATCCCATTAGCCATTGGTCCATTCATCACAAGCTGATGGATGTAAGAACCAAACTTTCACGTGGATGATAGAGAAGAAATCCGTACCATATGTGAGAGTCTTTGACACAGGTCAAAATGTCCAAATTAGGAGCCCGCGGATGACACCAAGATGACACGCTATGGCAAGCCAACTTGGGAACAGGTTTGATTCGCCGCAACTCCTGTACAGAGAATTGAAAAGAGAACAACGAAAAGACGAGTTATGGTAATGTCCAAGGTCCAAGCTACTTTGAGGGTGAAAAAAGGAGCTTTTAGGAGATCATATCAAACCTTGAAAGAAACTGTATCCCAAATTGCCAATGTTTTATCTGCCCCAATTGTGATAAGTTGAGGCGCACCTCCAATTACTCTCGAGAGTTCAACACCTACAACCCCACCATCATGTGCCTATCGATATCATAGATAGAAACATTAAAATTGTTGGTCTACTACTAGAGAATGAGATtctacaacatatatatatattattaaaaaaacATTCCGTGTCTTTATCATATGCATTAACACACAGCTGACTATTAGGAACTTGAAATAACCGAGCACATAATAAGAAAATAGTAATACATTGCTTGACAACAAGCAACATAGCAGAGGTTATGCTGAATTTTGTCATGGCAGTGACTTCGGACATTTTAACAGAATGCTAATGAACAAGAAGGATAAAGTTGATAGATTAACTGCCATACTAATTACTGGTCATGAATACAGTTTAAAAATGTACGTTATTATGAGCAGACAAAGCAGAAAGCCACCTTTAAGCTCAGCTTGGGTACAAGCTCTCGTGAATCTTGTCCATGCTCTGCACTCCAGAGGATGAGTAAACCATCACTACCACCCGAAACAAGAAGTGCCTAAAATCAAAGACAAAATATGAATGGGGAGGAAAAGAATGAGCAGCGAAACTTAGACTTCAGAAAAACTTCTAGTGCATAAAAGCAAACCAGATGAATGAACTCGCGAAACCCATAATTCACATTCAAGAGCAAGTATAATGGCAATTCTGAGTAAGATTTACCTCCCCGGAAGAAGCCATAAATGTCATCAGACAAGAAATTGATCCTTTGTGACCGCCCGTGTATCTTCGCACAAGCTGTAGACAGTGTAAAGAAATAGATTTTACTATACATGAGAATGTTCATACTCAAAATATGATAGAAAAACGAACAAGCCCTAACCTTCCAAGTAAGCATTGATAAAACTCTAATGACACCATCAGACCCGCCAAAAGCAACGAGGGGGCTGTCACCTGCAGCATTTCTACACAGGAACTCCATACTGCAAAAGTAAAATAGCAAGAACACAACAAGACAAACATCAAGACAATTGCAGAATTGTTTGGAAGCAACGCATTGAAATGAAAAAATTGGACATAAACAAAAAATTTAAAATACTAGATTCCACACAAATAAGACTTGCCAAAGAAGTGATTTGTTGTCAAGCTCCTGTTTTGGTACATCACGGCCACGCATCGTCACCAAGTCCAAAAATATGGCTTTATTTTCACAACAAATGACAAGGAAATGCCTTCCTTTTGTTGATGGAGCAGGCGGAGAAAAGGCTGATGTGAGATGATTGCCAGCCGATGGAGCCTCTGCAGCAGCAGAGCGGTTATGATAAAGTTGCCAAAAGCGGACATCATCGTCATAAAAGTTGACCTGCTTAACACTTCAAACCATATCCCACCATATATGTTAAAGCCTCGAGATAAAGCATAAAACCTAAGGATTGGAGACGAGCTAAGATGGGACCATTACCTTCCTCCTCGGATAGCTTCAGTAGGTTTTCCTTTAGAATCTGTCAACCACATACCAAAAACAGCAATAAGTATTCCATATTCAGAGGCTTCATGAACTAAACAAGTGCTAGTGTCAACGAAGAACTTTTAATCTATTCAATAAGCCTTCGATAACACATGAAGCTAATTGGTTAATGGTCTACCCAGGAGAAATATCGCCATCTAGAGTTTTTACCAGGAATAGTTATTTAATAGGATGAAGTGCGATGCACAGATTATTGGTTATAGAGTTATTCTACACTGGTATCATGTGAAAGATGGGAAACTACATGAATGAAGCAGAAGTTTGTTCTTCTAGTGAAGCATGAATTTAGTATCAACAACAATGTGAGTATGCATGAAGGAAGCTAGATGGAAATTTTTGAGGCATAAATTTCTTCTAGTGAGATACATCCCCATAAACTTATTAT encodes:
- the LOC139884611 gene encoding LOW QUALITY PROTEIN: uncharacterized protein (The sequence of the model RefSeq protein was modified relative to this genomic sequence to represent the inferred CDS: inserted 1 base in 1 codon); translation: MLRLRAFRPSNDKIVKIQLHPTHPWLVTADASDHVSVWNWEHRQVIYELKAGGVDQRRLVGVKLEKLAEGELDSKGKPTEAIRGGSVKQVNFYDDDVRFWQLYHNRSAAAEAPSAGNHLTSAFSPPAPSTKGRHFLVICCENKAIFLDLVTMRGRDVPKQELDNKSLLCMEFLCRNAAGDSPLVAFGGSDGVIRVLSMLTWKLVRRYTGGHKGSISCLMTFMASSGEALLVSGGSDGLLILWSAEHGQDSRELVPKLSLKAHDGGVVGVELSRVIGGAPQLITIGADKTLAIWDTVSFKELRRIKPVPKLACHSVSSWCHPRAPNLDILTCVKDSHIWAIEHPTYSALTRPLCELSSLVPPQVLASHKKLRVYCMVAHPLQPHLIATGTNIGVIVSEFDVRSLPAVCPLPTPSDSREHSAVYVIERELKLLNFQLSTTANPSRASNGSLSEAGRSKGDAVEPLHVKQLKKHISTPVPHDSYAVLSVSSSGKYLAIVWPDIPYFSIYKVSDWSIVDSGSARLLAWDTCRDRFAILESAFAPRMPVIPKGSSSRKAKEAAAAAAQAAAAAATAASSANIQVRILLDDGTSNILMRSIGGHSEPVIGLHGGALLGVAYRTSRRISPGAATAISTIQSMPLSGFGSSGVSSFSTYNDGFSSHRPSTEAAPLNFQLYSWETFQPVGGLLPQPDWTAWDQTVEYCAFAYQQYIVISALRPQYRYLGDVAIPHATGAVWHRRQLFVATPTTIECVFVDAGVTPIDIETKKMKEEMKAKEAQARAVAEHGELALIAVEGSQSSSQERTALRPPMLQVVRLASFQHAPSVPPFLSLSKQSRVDGDDSLMPKETDRKANEIAVGGGGVSVAVTRFPPEQKRPVGPLVLVGVRDGVLWLIDRYMCAHALSLSHPGIRCRCLAAYGDAVSAVKWAIRLGREHHDDLAQFMLGMGYATEALHLPGISKRLEFDLAMQSNDLKRALQCLLTMSNSKEIGQDTVGLELTDILSLTAKKEDVVDAVQGVVKFAKEFLDLIDAADATAQADIAREALKRLAAAGSLKGALQGHELRGLALRLANHGELTRLSGLVNNLISVGSGREAAFAAAVLGDNALMEKAWQDTGMLAEAVLHAHAHGRPTLKNFVESWNKMLQKEVDHTPGTKTDATDAFLASLEEPKLTSLADAXKKPPIEILPPGMSSLSASITIPKKKPLPITQTGRSSSNNPNRTDPTTSSDANQPESGENKDPPLSTETKPDDTTASTSESEPKEPKNEAEAAPNNEATNEETSTSDNTPTPDPGAPSDEKVSSANESVQPEVTTLQPEIMPQELEVPRPLPEVAQAQLQAPQQPPIARKPYVPPPMLSDDFI